The DNA window AGCCTCTCCCATTCCGTCAACTTCATTCGAAGGTACTTTTCTATATTCCATTTTGCTTCAACAATTGTACTTCCACTAGATGCGAATTTCGTTTCATATTTGAACAATTGTAGGTTGTGATTGTGGCCAAGAGCAGTGTTGGAAGTAGCACTGGAATTTCGCATTCACAGACCAAGAATAGTTTTAGTCATTGCAATTCAGGTTCATCCAAGTCGCCAATTAAGGCAGTAGAAGGAAATTCCAATGGAGAAGTAATTAATGAGCCGGTAGAACAAAAGATAAGAGCATCCATACTCCATGACTTTTGCCTGGGAATTCCTTTTGGTATGACTGATTTATATGTTGTGCTTACCTGTTTTTCTGATTTACTGTCATGTAATTGTCACGGAAATCTAGGATTCAATATGATAGATATAACTATAAAGAACTATATATGTGTTAATTCTGCGTTTTAATGGGTTAATACTGAGCTCATGTACTATTCTGAGATGTTTATTACACCTCCAATTCAAAAAAGAAATCTAAAAGTGATTTTAATTATTCAGGATAGTTACAGAAGTCTGGCATTTGTATGCAACAAAACATAGTACTTAGTCTTATTACAGGTGTCATTGTTGATTTTCTTGGtgattcttaaaatataaatgatgaaTTTTATCAGAGAACTTGAAatcaaagagaaaaaagaaCCATATTATGCAAGTTTGGATCTTTGTGTGTGCCCTAATGAATTTTGGTTCACTATTTGAGTTAAGTTTGGAGTTAGCAACTTACTTCAGTTGAAATCAGATATatcaaactaaattatttgtCCTGGCTAACAAAAGTTGTTAAATGTCATTGAATTTCACATATAATTCTGTTATATACAATTAGGTAGTGTTACACTATCTGCTTAGAAttggtttatttaagttatgaGGCACATTTAGACCCTTTTCATGAACGATATAACCGAAATTAATCTTCTTCTGCAAGTGAAATTATGTTTATCATCTTTCCACAGGTGGACTCATTTTAGGTGGAGGGTTGGCTGGTTTTATTTTTACGAGAAATCTTACTACACTAAGCACCGGAGTGATCTTTGGAGGCGCTTTGTTATCTCTTAGCACCTTAAGCTTGAAGGTGTGGAAACAAGGAAAATCCTGCCTACCGTTCATTTTAGGACAAGCAGGTAATTGTAGTTTCCTTTTAGTAACATCTCACTAGAACCATTATCTGATGTTTGGCTTTCTGcttttgtgtgtgtgtgtattTACTTGCCTGTAAGGTTTATATTTTGCTCTTGTATGCAAATCCACAGTTGAGAACTTCTTAGAAATTAGGAAAAGATATTTACCTCCATAATTGTCTTATATTAATTCGATACTTGGTTTGCTTCATTCTTTTGGTGAGCTTCCTAAAAGTGTATTTTGTTAATATACTTGAATTTATATATGCAAAATAAGAAAACTAGAGAGTATGAATAGGATGATAAGGATAAGAATGATGCCAAACAACAATAGCACAAAACATAAGAGTAGATAACAAAGGGGCAAGGGAATCTCAAGAAGAATATACAAGAAGATGAGCCTCTTTATGAGAGATATGGGTTAAGGTAGACGAATTGAAGATTAGAAAGAATGTGTTGCATCGATGAGGAGTTTCTAGACTTAggggaaataaaaaataagtagtcaataattagaaatttgagTATATGTCGGTTCAAGTTTGTTTTCCAATGCTAGCCTCCCCAGGGATTAGTTGAGGTGTGCCAgcaataataatacaataactAATGAGTGATTAAGTGTCTTTTTCCAACTCTTTTTCAGTTTCTTAGCTTTTATTTTCAGAATTTTATAACTGGTATGTAGAAATTATTTGCCAACTTCTCTTTGTGTTTTATCTTTTCCTTTTTGTTTCTTGGAAAGAAATTTGGTTTGTTtctgaattttttgaaatttcttgttgtatattattgtttttattcttttagGAAACTTCATGTCAGCATCATTTATAGAAATCATGTGTGAAATTTGTCAACATAAGATTTGTGTAGACATTTGAGTATTTTagtgaaaaggaaaaaaattgcCTCATTTATGTATGTAGATTTACTGACACTAGAGTAACAGAAAATCTTTAGAAGAATACAATGATTGAATATTTGTACTTTCATAAGTTGTCAAATGACTAAAAGATTTGTTAAATGTGTTCATTACGTTAGTAAAAGCTGGAGCTTGCTTGAATCAAGTTCTGGAAGTAGATATTTTTGCTCTAATCTTTAACTACTCTATGCAATTACATTGTCAGACtatataaaacatttaacattttGTGTTGACTTGTAGTACTTGCTGCAACCCTTCTGTGGAAGAACACACAAGCATACTCTCAGGTAATCTTTCACTATGATCATAACGCATACCCATTTGAAAatgctttttatttttgttttttatctgAATTTGTAACGTAGCAGACTAGAGATCTAGGatttgtaaaagaattatatattagaCTAAGAATGACATAACAATCTTAGAGGTAATCCATATTCAATAACTATTTTACTAATTACTCCTAATAATACGTACTCCACTATTTATAGCCCATTAAATTACTTCTTCTCATAAAGGAAAACGATTAACCCACTCTACCAACCACCATAATATTGTTAAATTACAACTAGTTATCTGCTACTACTACCGTTACATGATCCAGGTAAATTTTCACTATCATCATAACACAAtacccatttggaaacactttttgtttttgtttatgaatCTGAATTCAATACAAATGCATTTAGAAACTAAACTTAGTCTGATTCAGAAGTTAATGGTTACTTCTCATTTAGATCCGGatacataaacataaattttaagtGTTTCAAATGGGGGTTTATGGTCAACTTGTTTTCTCTCAAACTGTGTGtctaacattttatatttttgtggtCAATGCAGACGAAGAATATTTTTCCATCAGCCATCTTCTCTGTCTTAAGGTACTGTAAAATCCTACTGTTATTTTTCTGTGGCTAAACCAAAATTGGGCCTTAAGCTTGAGCGAGATATTCAAACAAAGTCACTTGTTTTTTGTTCAAATTATGACTTCAACATGTTCAAATAGTATAAAATGCCTAGGGTAAAGTTGGCTGAAAATCACCATTATTTTGCCCATGATTTACAAATTCTTCCTTACATACAAACACACTACTTATTGAGAAAGTTTTCTTAAACTCTTCTCAAATATGAACTATTTCTTCCTTTCTCTCGCACATTATTTTGTTTGCTTATTAAAGACTTGTTTTGCTTCCTCAACTTGTAAAAATAGTTCAAATGAAATAGTTCATATGAAAGACTTGTTTCTCTTATTTAAAGGATTAATGAAAAAGCTCAAGGATACTTTGGTCATTTGACCCAAATAACCACTTTTTCACGCACAAGTTCAGGACCCAAAATGGTTTTTGCCCATAAACTGAGGAAAAGTTAGCAAGAAAGAGTAATGGTCATTAAGTTCAAGACCCTAAGTTGAATATCTTTAGGGACCAATTTATGATTTTAGCCTTTCTTAATgcacctttttttttcttatgcaTAGTGCTGCAATGTTATGCTTTTATTCCTATGTGGTACTTGCTGGAGGAAACCCACCACCAAAAAAGAAGAAATCAACTGTTGTTGTTTCATCGTGATGAGGATCATATTTGTTTCTTACCTTGGTTGGAACATGTTCCGTTTCTTGGTTACACTTGGAGTTGTTTGTAATCGGTTTTATCCTCTCTTTGATTTATacaattagtttattttatgttatacaaGTGTATCCaggtttttatgtttttttaaacaattaaaggCAATTTCAGCTATGTGAGTAGAAGAATAATTAACTTGTATTGTCTACAAATTTTGTAGGATATGCAATGTTTTCCCTAATGGCACATATACATGttcaattgtttgtttttttacctGGATTTATTATTGTAGATGGCTAGCATGATCCTAGCATTCTtagttaaaacaaattttttaatgtctctagttaaatttagtttaaactttattttaattgactGATTATGTTGAACATGGTGAAGGAATCTtgtaaaatgtgaaaaaaaaaaaattagattgcATTGGCCTCCATCATTAAAATAGGTATTTGTAAttcataaatttgaaaaaaaaaatacaatttattttaaaaaatactgttattatttatatataattaaatctaaaattagtttaaaataataataataaataaataaatgattctataaagagttataattataaaattaattttattagtttatttatttgaataaataatttttttgttagtttatttatttgaataaatattttttttcatataaatttactttatttctgtaaaattgtattgaaataatttattaagtcgcaaaacaattataaaatctcTAAATTGGAAGAgtttgttcaatattttaaaccaTATGATGTGATGAGTGattcaaactaaaaattataataataaaagtggtttatatttgagttttatgtaataataaatacaacCAAGATTTTAAGAAAAAGTTACCAAAATGAAAATTATCAACACCATATGAaaacttgtaatttttttttttaattcctactcacataaataatcaataaattttaCTTTGTCTTTTGACTCAATTTGATTTTAAGTAATTATAATTACTTTgatgaatattaatatataaaattaaaatacaaagtatttttaaatgggATTAATCATAAAGTTGGTTTAAATGGTTCTGAGTGGAATCAAATCCTAATATA is part of the Impatiens glandulifera chromosome 1, dImpGla2.1, whole genome shotgun sequence genome and encodes:
- the LOC124922102 gene encoding protein FATTY ACID EXPORT 1, chloroplastic-like, which codes for MSSAISHLCSSPINYRTLYHRSQPLPFRQLHSKVVIVAKSSVGSSTGISHSQTKNSFSHCNSGSSKSPIKAVEGNSNGEVINEPVEQKIRASILHDFCLGIPFGGLILGGGLAGFIFTRNLTTLSTGVIFGGALLSLSTLSLKVWKQGKSCLPFILGQAVLAATLLWKNTQAYSQTKNIFPSAIFSVLSAAMLCFYSYVVLAGGNPPPKKKKSTVVVSS